Proteins encoded in a region of the Acidobacteriota bacterium genome:
- the mpl gene encoding UDP-N-acetylmuramate:L-alanyl-gamma-D-glutamyl-meso-diaminopimelate ligase produces the protein MHYHLIGICGTAMASLAGMLQAGGHRVTGSDQNVYPPMSTQLEALGIEILNGYRAENADIGADCVVVGNAISRGNPELEEVLNRKLVYRSQAEIVKELFIRGRRSLVVAGTHGKTTTTSIATWVAEVGGLDPSFLVGGVVQNFGASFRVTDSDFFVIEGDEYDTAYFDKKPKFMHYLPEIAIVNNIEFDHADIYRDLQEIKFQFSRLMNLVPGNGRLICGIDSPVVREVLDEMHGRLFTQIETFGLSDDAKWQARYIDFAGDVTRFTVFKEGHSWGEFETHLIGEFNVRNCLAVIIAADAWGISKEKIQEALDTFKSVKRRMEVRGTVAGVTVIDDFAHHPTAVEETLKALRMKYDGRRLIAVFEPRSWSSRLAVFQEPYTKAFSYADHIIIASVYNTSKASELGKVLDVDELVKDIELQGKSAFAFPDADAIVEHLTPEMKSGDVIAVMSNGGFGGIHEKLLGILQRRQ, from the coding sequence ATGCACTACCACCTAATTGGAATTTGCGGGACGGCGATGGCTTCGCTGGCGGGGATGCTGCAGGCGGGCGGGCATCGGGTTACGGGTTCGGACCAGAATGTTTACCCGCCGATGTCAACACAGCTTGAGGCCCTCGGCATCGAGATATTGAACGGATACCGGGCGGAGAATGCTGATATCGGTGCGGACTGCGTCGTGGTCGGCAATGCTATATCGCGGGGCAATCCGGAGCTTGAAGAGGTGCTCAACCGCAAGCTCGTCTATCGCTCGCAGGCGGAGATCGTCAAGGAGCTTTTCATCCGCGGGCGGCGTTCGCTGGTGGTCGCCGGGACGCACGGCAAGACGACCACGACGAGCATCGCGACCTGGGTCGCAGAGGTCGGCGGGCTCGACCCGAGCTTTCTGGTCGGCGGCGTGGTGCAAAATTTCGGTGCGAGCTTTCGCGTCACGGACAGCGATTTTTTCGTCATCGAGGGCGATGAATACGACACGGCATACTTCGACAAGAAACCGAAGTTCATGCATTACCTGCCCGAGATCGCCATCGTCAACAATATCGAATTTGACCACGCCGATATCTACCGCGACCTGCAGGAGATCAAGTTTCAATTCTCGCGGCTGATGAACCTTGTGCCCGGAAATGGCAGGCTGATCTGCGGCATCGATTCGCCCGTCGTAAGGGAAGTTCTCGATGAGATGCACGGGCGGCTCTTTACGCAGATAGAGACCTTTGGGCTTTCGGACGATGCGAAATGGCAAGCACGTTATATCGACTTTGCGGGTGATGTGACGCGTTTCACCGTATTCAAAGAGGGCCACAGTTGGGGCGAATTTGAGACGCATCTGATCGGCGAGTTCAACGTGCGGAACTGCCTCGCGGTGATCATTGCCGCCGATGCCTGGGGTATTTCAAAAGAGAAAATTCAGGAGGCTCTCGACACATTCAAGTCCGTCAAACGCCGAATGGAGGTCCGCGGAACGGTCGCGGGAGTTACGGTCATCGACGACTTTGCCCATCACCCGACGGCGGTCGAAGAAACGCTCAAGGCACTGCGGATGAAATACGACGGCCGACGGCTGATCGCCGTATTCGAGCCGCGTTCGTGGTCGTCGCGGCTGGCGGTTTTTCAGGAGCCTTATACGAAGGCGTTCTCGTACGCCGATCACATTATCATCGCCAGTGTTTACAACACCTCAAAGGCGAGTGAGCTCGGCAAGGTGCTCGATGTCGATGAACTCGTCAAGGACATCGAACTTCAGGGCAAGTCCGCGTTCGCATTCCCGGACGCCGATGCGATCGTCGAACATCTGACGCCCGAAATGAAGTCCGGCGACGTCATCGCCGTAATGTCCAACGGCGGCTTCGGCGGAATCCATGAAAAGCTACTAGGGATACTGCAACGCCGTCAGTAA
- a CDS encoding PD40 domain-containing protein: MRNAFGFIVIVILCVSAFNAQAPDRIFYNAYRFNSTDIYVSRDGGQTIAAFTDDAGLDYGPSITPDGRWIIFTSERTGKPNLFIKPADGSSPERQLLRTDSMQDQAVVSPDGKWIAFVSTHLGDAEIFLAPFNPAGEISLAAARNLTDHPGGDFRPAFSPDGSFIAFSSDRGHPIKEHSQFPFARRRTGDIWLMNSSGGDLKRLTDSVGWDGSPEWTPDGQTIYFYSNRTGHERIFKMAADGRGQEPISPEGVNAASPQLLPNGNILFFSWTEAVDGTMEIGPKQLDPATGRIDDWIRREIHLIGPETHPNGLIAFYGGPIPERGNNKGGIRGDVLLKNSPLQTNIEGLPVGLYGVRRAFVASPDPAKPVLYFSANSVDGMPFTYWLFALAAFPVFMAVLALAGVVFMFWDRRSVAFWKYIVYVIGVLAILFSVVGAFFLVAVNSPGSIVKVASVMGVLGLLLLLLALFFFRQGRTRNSAGDPRSRLSRLSALATGLGAAAALYIAIFTPFFMNTGAEFFAYNYREDRLEKLFDFGVDYWTHPAFASVLDTRMMADGRSLTFTTGLFFGSEPDKGSIWSYNLESRQLERPVSSGMNDGFGDFTTDGKKTVFRSSRSGHFDIYLSENGQVRNLTNDAHKDNFPTISADGTKIAFSSDREGAPYASRKAMDIFLIELQPDGNWTPPRKLTTSKGQNAHAHFSPDGNWVIYTTEDFGIADEEPLVQSTGFHPQLYGEIVALRLSDGKRIRLTHNKWEDGTPLWVKGY, translated from the coding sequence ATGCGTAATGCTTTCGGTTTCATTGTGATCGTCATACTTTGTGTGTCGGCTTTCAACGCACAAGCTCCCGATCGGATCTTCTACAACGCCTACCGGTTCAACAGCACCGATATTTATGTCTCCCGCGATGGCGGGCAAACGATCGCCGCGTTTACGGACGATGCCGGGCTTGACTATGGCCCTTCGATCACCCCGGACGGACGCTGGATCATTTTCACATCGGAGCGGACAGGAAAACCGAATCTTTTCATCAAGCCTGCCGATGGGAGTTCGCCTGAGCGGCAACTCCTCAGAACTGATTCGATGCAAGATCAGGCGGTCGTTTCGCCGGACGGCAAATGGATCGCCTTCGTCTCTACACATCTTGGCGACGCCGAGATATTCCTCGCACCATTCAACCCGGCCGGCGAGATATCGCTTGCAGCGGCCCGCAACCTGACGGACCATCCTGGCGGCGACTTCAGGCCTGCGTTCTCGCCCGATGGTTCCTTTATTGCCTTTTCAAGCGACCGCGGCCATCCGATAAAAGAGCATTCTCAGTTTCCCTTTGCACGCCGGCGAACGGGCGACATCTGGCTGATGAACAGCTCTGGCGGCGACCTAAAGCGGCTGACCGATTCGGTCGGATGGGACGGCAGCCCAGAGTGGACGCCCGACGGACAAACCATCTACTTTTACAGTAACAGGACGGGCCACGAGCGAATATTCAAGATGGCCGCTGATGGACGGGGGCAAGAACCCATTTCGCCGGAAGGCGTGAACGCCGCGTCTCCGCAATTGCTCCCTAACGGCAACATACTTTTCTTTAGTTGGACCGAAGCGGTAGATGGGACGATGGAGATCGGCCCGAAGCAACTCGACCCAGCGACCGGACGGATCGATGACTGGATTCGACGCGAGATTCACCTCATCGGTCCCGAAACGCATCCGAACGGCCTCATCGCCTTCTACGGCGGGCCGATACCGGAGCGAGGCAATAACAAAGGCGGCATCCGCGGCGATGTGCTTCTAAAGAACTCGCCGCTTCAAACCAACATTGAAGGACTTCCGGTCGGACTTTACGGCGTTCGGCGAGCGTTCGTCGCCTCGCCCGACCCGGCGAAACCGGTGCTGTACTTTTCGGCAAATTCGGTGGACGGCATGCCGTTCACTTATTGGCTATTCGCTCTGGCCGCATTTCCGGTTTTTATGGCAGTCCTTGCCCTCGCCGGGGTGGTGTTCATGTTTTGGGATCGAAGATCCGTCGCCTTTTGGAAGTACATTGTTTACGTCATCGGCGTTCTCGCGATTCTCTTTTCGGTCGTCGGGGCGTTCTTCCTCGTTGCCGTCAATTCGCCCGGGTCGATCGTGAAGGTCGCGTCCGTAATGGGTGTGCTCGGTTTGCTGCTTCTGCTACTCGCTCTTTTCTTTTTTAGGCAGGGACGAACCCGGAACTCTGCAGGCGATCCTCGCAGCCGGTTGAGCAGGCTATCAGCCCTGGCAACGGGCCTTGGAGCGGCGGCGGCACTTTACATCGCCATCTTTACGCCGTTCTTCATGAATACCGGCGCTGAGTTTTTTGCTTATAACTACCGCGAGGATCGGCTCGAAAAGCTTTTCGATTTCGGCGTCGATTATTGGACACATCCGGCATTTGCCAGCGTGCTGGACACCCGAATGATGGCTGATGGCCGAAGCTTGACCTTCACGACCGGGCTCTTTTTTGGCTCCGAACCGGATAAAGGCTCGATCTGGAGCTACAACCTTGAATCGAGGCAGCTCGAAAGGCCGGTCTCATCCGGAATGAATGATGGCTTTGGCGACTTCACGACCGATGGTAAGAAGACCGTTTTCCGCAGTTCCCGGAGTGGCCATTTCGACATATATCTTTCTGAGAATGGGCAGGTTCGCAATCTGACGAACGATGCTCACAAGGACAACTTCCCGACGATTTCGGCCGACGGCACGAAGATCGCGTTTTCATCAGACCGCGAGGGGGCTCCTTACGCATCTCGAAAGGCGATGGACATTTTCCTGATCGAGCTCCAACCGGATGGAAACTGGACGCCGCCGCGGAAGCTAACGACATCTAAAGGCCAAAATGCACACGCTCATTTCTCGCCGGATGGGAATTGGGTGATATACACGACGGAGGATTTCGGCATTGCCGACGAAGAGCCGCTCGTGCAGAGCACAGGATTTCATCCGCAGCTCTACGGCGAGATCGTTGCCTTACGACTAAGCGATGGTAAACGAATCCGACTAACCCACAACAAATGGGAAGACGGCACACCGCTTTGGGTCAAGGGTTACTGA
- a CDS encoding RNA-binding protein, with the protein MGTKLYVGNLSFNITSDDLQDHFAAAGEVASANVITDRDTGRSRGFGFVEMATEDGATNAIAQFNGTDYDGRNLVVSEARPREDHGGGGGRNRGGRGNFGGGGY; encoded by the coding sequence ATGGGTACAAAACTTTACGTCGGAAACCTTTCTTTTAACATTACGAGCGACGATCTTCAGGATCATTTTGCGGCTGCCGGTGAGGTAGCATCTGCGAACGTCATAACCGACCGCGACACAGGCCGCTCGCGTGGATTTGGCTTTGTCGAAATGGCGACGGAGGACGGGGCGACGAACGCGATCGCTCAATTCAACGGCACTGATTATGACGGCCGCAACCTGGTCGTCAGCGAGGCACGCCCGCGTGAAGATCACGGCGGTGGTGGTGGCAGAAATCGCGGCGGCCGTGGGAATTTTGGCGGCGGCGGTTATTGA